One genomic region from Panthera tigris isolate Pti1 chromosome D1, P.tigris_Pti1_mat1.1, whole genome shotgun sequence encodes:
- the LOC102959295 gene encoding olfactory receptor 481 — translation METENHTAVTEFIILGLTDNPTLCAIFFVIFLGVYVVTIVGNISIIILIRSSPQLHTPMYLFLSHLAFVDIGYSTSVTPIMLMSFLREKTTIPVTGCIAQLGSDVTFGTTECFLLATMAYDRYVAICSPLLYSTQMSSVVCFLLLGASYLGGCMNASSFTGCLMNLSFCGPNKINHFFCDLFPLLKLSCGHVFIAEISPAISSASVLISTLFTIIVSYSYILHSILNMRSTEGRKKAFSTCTSHLTAVTLFYGTVLFVYVMPKSSYSADQVKVASVIYTVVVPMLNPLIYSLRNKEVKGAMRKLMARTHWFS, via the coding sequence ATGGAGACTGAAAACCACACAGCAGTGACAGAGTTCATTATTCTGGGATTAACAGATAATCCCACACTATGTGCCatcttctttgtgatttttctaggagtttatgTAGTTACCATCGTGGGAAATATCAGTATAATCATCTTAATCCGAAGCAGCCCACAGCTGCACACCCCAATGTACCTTTTTCTCAGCCATTTGGCCTTTGTGGATATTGGGTATTCCACTTCAGTCACACCAATCATGCTGATgagttttttaagagagaaaacaacaatCCCTGTCACTGGTTGTATAGCCCAGCTTGGCTCTGATGTCACTTTTGGGACTACAGAATGCTTCCTGCTGGCTACCATGGCCTATgatcgctatgtggccatctgctcTCCCTTACTCTACTCCACCCAGATGTCCTCAGTGGTCTGCTTCCTCCTACTGGGGGCTTCCTACCTGGGTGGATGCATGAACGCTTCATCATTTACAGGCTGTCTGATGAATCTATCTTTCTGTGGACCAAATAAAATCAACCATTTTTTCTGTGACCTCTTTCCACTCTTGAAGCTTTCTTGTGGCCATGTTTTTATTGCTGAAATATCTCCCGCCATCTCTTCTGCATCCGTCCTCATAAGCACACTGTTTACCATAATTGTGTCCTACAGCTACATCCTCCACTCAATTCTGAATATGCGCTCTactgaggggaggaagaaggcctTCTCAACCTGCACTTCCCACCTCACTGCCGTCACTTTGTTTTATGGGACAGTTTTGTTCGTTTATGTGATGCCCAAGTCCAGTTATTCAGCTGATCAGGTCAAAGTGGCATCTGTCATCTATACAGTGGTGGTCCCCATGTTGAATCCCCTCATCTACAGTCTGAGGAACAAGGAGGTGAAAGGGGCCATGAGAAAACTAATGGCCAGAACACACTGGTTTTCCTGA
- the LOC102960164 gene encoding LOW QUALITY PROTEIN: olfactory receptor 502 (The sequence of the model RefSeq protein was modified relative to this genomic sequence to represent the inferred CDS: inserted 3 bases in 2 codons; substituted 3 bases at 3 genomic stop codons) has translation MWEKLGLLKAVLAEMQVTLYILSEQMPSRGKLCGLVDSLGDGNHTAMTGLILLGLTDXPVFXAILFITILCIYLAIISGNLSTIILIRLASQLHHLRXFFLSCLPLADIGSSSSVTPHMLVNFLLERHTISYLGCAVQVSSAVFFGSSECLLLAAMTYDRFMAICDPLLYSTKMSTQVCVHLLTVACVGSFLNASLLLFASLFLLFCGTNQVHHFLCDFAPLVKLSHSGISTSASVPSXTAGSIVVVTVCQXAASYICILITILKMCSTKGRHKAFSTCTSHLTAVTLCYRMNTLIYVMPKSSYSMDQNKVVSVFYMVVIPILNPLIYSLRNSEMKAALKRELVRLSAGDGLCGPINAGLFGDPGSSLAAEGLIKEQDEMPRPNL, from the exons CTCTGTGGCCTCGTGGATTCCCTGGGGGATGGGAACCACACTGCAATGACAGGGCTCATTTTATTGGGCCTAACTG AACCTGTCTTCTGAGCCATCCTCTTCATAACCATCCTTTGCATCTACCTGGCGATCATATCTGGCAACCTCAGTACAATCATTCTTATCAGACTCGCCTCTCAGCTCCACCACCTTAGGTAGTTTTTTCTGAGCTGCCTGCCCTTGGCTGATATAGGCTCTTCATCTTCTGTCACACCTCATATGCTTGTAAACTTCCTATTGGAGAGACATACAATCTCCTATCTTGGATGTGCTGTCCAGGTGAGTTCAGCTGTCTTCTTTGGGTCAAGTGAGTGCCTCCTTCTGGCTGCCATGACGTATGATCGCTTCATGGCCATCTGTGACCCGCTGCTTTATTCAACCAAAATGTCCACACAGGTGTGTGTTCACTTACTCACAGTGGCTTGTGTAGGTAGTTTTCTCAATGCTTCTCTTCTactatttgcttctctttttttactcTTCTGTGGAACAAATCAAGTCCATCACTTTCTCTGTGATTTTGCTCCTTTAGTTAAACTCTCCCACTCTGGTATCAGCACCTCCGCAAGTGTCCCCTCGTAGACGGCTGGCTCCATTGTTGTGGTCACGGTGTGTCA AGCTGCCTCCTACATCTGTATCCTCATCACCATCCTGAAGATGTGCTCCACCAAGGGACGCCACAAGGCCTTTTCCACTTGTACATCCCACCTCACAGCGGTCACTCTGTGCTATAGGATGAACACGCTCATTTATGTGATGCCCAAGTCCAGCTACTCAATGGACCAGAACAAGGTGGTGTCTGTGTTCTACATGGTGGTGATCCCCATATTGAACCCCCTCATCTACAgcctcaggaacagtgagatgaAGGCGGCTCTGAAGAGAGAGCTTG TAAGGTTATCTGCTGGGGACGGGCTCTGTGGACCCATAAATGCTGGCCTGTTTGGGGACCCTGGCTCCAGCCTAGCTGCAGAGGGCCTCATAAAAGAACAGGACGAGATGCCCCGGCCTAACCTGTGA
- the LOC102959861 gene encoding olfactory receptor 10T2-like, with the protein MMGNHTTASTFLLWGFSSFPDSQGLLFVMIFFSHVTILAANVCIMVAIKLSHNLHIPMYFFLCGLSFSETCTTMAIIPRMLVDLLSDSKAISLPECATQMFFFFGLGANNCFIMAAMSYDRYTAIHSPLRYKVLMTHKICFQFIMASWMVGFLVSLCIVITVFNLSFCDSNIIEHYFCDISPVVCLACDYTFHHEMAIFVLSAFVLVGSFVFIMMSYVFIVSRVVKMPSAKGKYKAFSTCSSHLTVVCIHYGFAGFVYLRPKDRDSFREDMLMAVTYTVLTPLLNPIVYSLRNKDMQTALRKVLGKTNRFIPQMGNRRTLDIKNVQTVDK; encoded by the coding sequence ATGATGGGCAATCATACCACAGCGAGCACATTCCTTCTGTGGGGGTTTTCCAGTTTCCCAGACTCGCAGGGTCTCCTCTTTGTGATGATTTTCTTCTCCCATGTGACCATCCTAGCTGCAAATGTGTGCATAATGGTGGCCATCAAGCTGAGTCACAACCTTCACATCcccatgtattttttcctctgtggCCTGTCCTTTTCAGAAACTTGTACCACTATGGCAATCATCCCCCGCATGCTAGTGGACTTGCTGTCAGATAGCAAGGCCATCTCTCTTCCTGAGTGTGCCACacagatgtttttcttctttggtttggGAGCCAATAACTGCTTCATCATGGCTGCCATGTCTTACGACCGTTACACTGCCATTCACAGCCCACTGCGCTATAAGGTCTTGATGACCCATAAGATCTGCTTTCAGTTCATCATGGCCTCTTGGATGGTTGGGTTCCTGGTTTCTCTGTGCATCGTCATCACTGTATTCaacttgtctttctgtgactccAACATCATCGAGCACTACTTCTGTGACATCTCACCTGTGGTCTGCCTTGCCTGTGATTACACCTTCCATCATGAAATGGCTATTTTTGTGCTCTCTGCCTTCGTGTTGGTGGGCAGCTTTGTTTTCATTATGATGTCCTATGTCTTCATTGTGTCCAGAGTTGTGAAGATGCCTTCTGCCAAGGGGAAGTATAAGGCCTTCTCCACTTGCTCCTCCCACCTCACTGTGGTGTGCATACACTATGGATTTGCTGGCTTTGTCTATTTGAGGCCCAAGGACAGGGACTCATTCCGTGAAGACATGCTGATGGCGGTCACATACACAGTGCTGACACCTCTGCTTAACCCCATCGTTTACAGTCTCAGAAACAAAGACATGCAGACAGCCCTAAGGAAGGTATTAGGCAAGACAAATAGGTTCATCCCTCAGATGGGGAATAGAAGAACACTGGACATTAAAAATGTACAGACTGTTgataaataa
- the LOC102959581 gene encoding olfactory receptor 10T2-like: MMDNHTTVSTFLLWGFSSFPDSQGLLFVMIFFSHVTILAANVCIMVAIKLSHNLHIPMYFFLCGLSFSETCTTMAIIPRMLVDLLSDSKAISLPECATQMFFFFGLGANNCFIMAAMSYDRYTAIHSPLRYKVLMTHKICFQFIMASWMVGFLVSLCIVITVFNLSFCDSNIIEHYFCDISPVVCLACDYTFHHEMAIFVLSAFVLVGSFVFIMMSYVFIVSRVVKMPSAKGKYKAFSTCSSHLTVVCIHYGFAGFVYLRPKDRDSFREDMLMAVTYTVLTPLLNPIVYSLRNKDMQTALRKVLGKTNRFIPQMGNRRTPDIKNVQTVDK; the protein is encoded by the coding sequence ATGATGGACAATCATACTACAGTGAGCACATTCCTTCTGTGGGGGTTTTCCAGTTTCCCAGACTCGCAGGGTCTCCTCTTTGTGATGATTTTCTTCTCCCATGTGACCATCCTAGCTGCAAATGTGTGCATAATGGTGGCCATCAAGCTGAGTCACAACCTTCACATCcccatgtattttttcctctgtggCCTGTCCTTTTCAGAAACTTGTACCACTATGGCAATCATCCCCCGCATGCTAGTGGACTTGCTGTCAGATAGCAAGGCCATCTCTCTTCCTGAGTGTGCCACacagatgtttttcttctttggtttggGAGCCAATAACTGCTTCATCATGGCTGCCATGTCTTACGACCGTTACACTGCCATTCACAGCCCACTGCGCTATAAGGTCTTGATGACCCATAAGATCTGCTTTCAGTTCATCATGGCCTCTTGGATGGTTGGGTTCCTGGTTTCTCTGTGCATCGTCATCACTGTATTCaacttgtctttctgtgactccAACATCATCGAGCACTACTTCTGTGACATCTCACCTGTGGTCTGCCTTGCCTGTGATTACACCTTCCATCATGAAATGGCTATTTTTGTGCTCTCTGCCTTCGTGTTGGTGGGCAGCTTTGTTTTCATTATGATGTCCTATGTCTTCATTGTGTCCAGAGTTGTGAAGATGCCTTCTGCCAAGGGGAAGTATAAGGCCTTCTCCACTTGCTCCTCCCACCTCACTGTGGTGTGCATACACTATGGATTTGCTGGCTTTGTCTATTTGAGGCCCAAGGACAGGGACTCATTCCGTGAAGACATGCTGATGGCGGTCACATACACAGTGCTGACACCTCTGCTTAACCCCATCGTTTACAGTCTCAGAAACAAAGACATGCAGACAGCCCTAAGGAAGGTATTAGGCAAGACAAATAGGTTCATCCCTCAGATGGGGAATAGAAGAACACCGGACATTAAAAATGTACAGACTGTTgataaataa